One stretch of Punica granatum isolate Tunisia-2019 chromosome 5, ASM765513v2, whole genome shotgun sequence DNA includes these proteins:
- the LOC116207356 gene encoding uncharacterized protein LOC116207356 yields the protein MTANTPSLLQHPKHKHALIFQELSESFSLECNICRLSVKGLAYHCIDCEFFLHKSCAELPPEIQHPSHPQHPLVLSKLCWDSSARTPCYGCPSSLLADYYGCHACKIELHVGCAAATLPPPEEEEHKDEEEMIEHFAHDHPLASFHVDVPNSIKCKACERWISGRVYGCRACIFVLHESCALAPREIMNHPLHPQHPLTLLVDSKPSFLCNVCRCSYSFAYRCKECDLFLDLGCADVFVHPPPRDDQSSTDDRRDQIHHFSHPHQLTRLHVKPELLATCDVPGEVISGDFYGCPDCLFLLHPLRAKLTQEIVHPFHPDHPLIYQPDQEIECSFCFGYEGDIGFECGDCGFGLHAACALQTLSATKEELTLNSERLHKHPMSLDFEAEQLGLGELDIVCCKCPDEGPVYVCTDDVCRAKIHKTCADLERESELPIHPQHPLLLSSEPLNKSNPCVACLESPWGFTFYCDYCKIQFHARCAMRRPTLKHQRHEHSLSYFERIGHELSRSQCNVCYNDCRIDFYRCVPCNYNLHFNCLPLPPSAKHEFHFPSAGAP from the coding sequence ATGACTGCTAATACCCCCAGCCTTCTTCAGCATCCCAAACATAAACATGCCCTGATCTTTCAAGAGCTAAGCGAAAGTTTCAGCTTGGAATGCAACATCTGTAGGCTCTCCGTGAAAGGTCTGGCCTACCATTGCATAGACTGCGAGTTCTTCCTCCACAAGTCGTGCGCCGAGTTGCCTCCCGAGATTCAACATCCCTCTCATCCACAGCACCCGCTTGTATTGTCCAAATTATGCTGGGATTCTTCCGCGAGAACACCATGTTATGGGTGTCCTTCCAGCCTACTTGCTGATTACTATGGATGTCATGCCTGTAAAATAGAGTTGCATGTGGGATGTGCAGCTGCAACTCTCCCTCctcctgaagaagaagagcataaGGACGAGGAGGAGATGATTGAGCACTTTGCTCACGACCATCCTCTTGCATCCTTCCACGTCGATGTGCCAAATTCTATCAAATGCAAGGCATGCGAACGGTGGATCTCCGGTCGCGTTTATGGTTGCCGTGCCTGCATATTTGTGCTGCACGAATCTTGCGCTCTGGCACCCCGAGAGATAATGAATCATCCTCTCCATCCACAGCACCCGCTTACCTTGCTTGTCGATTCCAAGCCTAGCTTTCTATGCAATGTCTGCAGGTGTAGCTATAGCTTTGCATACCGCTGCAAAGAATGTGATTTGTTTCTCGATCTGGGTTGTGCTGATGTATTTGTGCATCCTCCTCCACGAGATGATCAGAGTAGCACAGACGACAGGCGAGATCAGATCCATCATTTTTCCCACCCCCACCAACTGACACGTTTACATGTTAAACCTGAGCTTCTTGCGACCTGTGATGTTCCCGGGGAAGTGATATCCGGTGATTTTTACGGTTGCCCTGACTGCCTTTTCTTGCTCCACCCATTGCGGGCCAAGTTGACACAAGAGATTGTGCACCCTTTTCATCCGGACCACCCTCTCATTTACCAACCAGATCAAGAGATTGAATGCTCCTTTTGCTTTGGTTATGAGGGTGACATTGGATTCGAGTGTGGAGACTGTGGCTTTGGCCTTCATGCGGCATGTGCTCTCCAAACTCTCTCTGCTACGAAAGAGGAATTAACTCTTAACAGTGAGCGTCTCCATAAACACCCCATGAGCCTTGATTTTGAAGCTGAGCAGCTAGGGCTAGGGGAATTAGATATTGTCTGCTGCAAGTGCCCTGATGAAGGTCCAGTCTACGTCTGTACAGATGACGTTTGCCGCGCAAAAATCCATAAAACATGTGCTGATCTAGAACGTGAATCAGAACTCCCTATTCACCCACAGCATCCTCTCCTCCTTTCTTCTGAGCCACTCAACAAATCCAATCCTTGCGTTGCGTGTCTGGAAAGCCCTTGGGGATTCACCTTTTATTGTGATTATTGTAAGATCCAGTTCCATGCACGTTGTGCTATGAGAAGGCCGACTCTGAAACATCAGCGCCACGAGCACAGCCTATCATATTTCGAAAGGATAGGCCACGAACTCTCCAGGTCACAGTGCAATGTGTGTTACAATGACTGCAGGATTGACTTCTACCGCTGTGTTCCGTGCAACTATAATCTTCACTTCAATTGCTTGCCTCTGCCCCCTTCTGCTAAACACGAATTCCACTTTCCATCCGCTGGTGCTCCGTGA